From Echinicola jeungdonensis, the proteins below share one genomic window:
- a CDS encoding cation:proton antiporter gives MDKLTHSEVINLLLQLAVMLVFARAFAEGARKVNQPGVVGELLAGIVLGPTVLGMVFPDLFGQLFVMHQGANVALDGIIHIAVILLLFIAGLEVELHLVWSQGKSALNISILGLIIPFGLGFVFPYYFSGFFGLAEGDKLLFSLFMGTAMSITALPVVVRILMDLDLFKSKMGMLIVAASMVNDIIGWIIFSVILSFMGKGSNLSLFQTIGVTLVFTLLMVTVVKFFINRALPWINKKLAWPGGVLSISIVACFLAGAFTEWLGIHAIFGAFLMGVALGDSEHMSERAKEIVHQFINNIFAPLFFVSIGLKINFFTNFEIWLTLAVLAISFAGKIFGSGVGAIRGGFNLRESLAVGFGMNARGAMEIILGLIALENGLINEKLFVALVIMAIVTSMSSGPLMKWSLKYKLK, from the coding sequence ATGGACAAATTGACCCACAGTGAAGTTATCAACTTGCTGCTGCAGCTTGCTGTGATGTTGGTTTTTGCCCGTGCATTTGCTGAGGGAGCCAGAAAGGTCAACCAGCCCGGGGTAGTTGGAGAGCTTTTGGCAGGGATAGTTTTAGGACCTACTGTCTTGGGAATGGTTTTTCCCGACCTTTTTGGTCAATTGTTTGTCATGCATCAAGGAGCCAATGTAGCATTGGACGGGATCATTCACATAGCCGTGATTTTATTGCTTTTTATTGCGGGCTTAGAAGTAGAGCTCCATTTGGTTTGGTCCCAGGGAAAGTCAGCTTTGAACATTAGCATTTTGGGCCTGATCATACCTTTTGGTTTGGGATTTGTCTTTCCCTATTATTTTTCTGGTTTTTTTGGCCTGGCAGAAGGGGATAAACTCCTTTTTTCCCTTTTTATGGGTACTGCAATGTCCATAACAGCTCTTCCTGTAGTGGTTAGGATTCTAATGGACCTGGACCTTTTTAAGTCCAAAATGGGAATGTTGATCGTGGCGGCCTCCATGGTCAATGATATTATAGGATGGATAATATTTTCAGTGATATTATCTTTTATGGGAAAGGGCAGTAACCTATCTCTTTTCCAAACTATTGGGGTGACGCTGGTTTTTACCTTGTTGATGGTTACTGTAGTTAAATTTTTTATCAACAGGGCCCTTCCTTGGATTAATAAAAAATTGGCCTGGCCGGGGGGGGTGCTTTCTATTTCTATAGTGGCCTGTTTTTTGGCGGGGGCATTTACCGAATGGCTGGGCATCCATGCGATTTTTGGAGCTTTTTTGATGGGGGTGGCTTTGGGGGATTCAGAGCATATGTCTGAACGGGCCAAAGAAATAGTTCATCAGTTTATTAATAACATCTTTGCTCCCTTGTTTTTTGTATCAATAGGCTTAAAAATTAACTTTTTCACCAATTTTGAAATATGGTTAACCCTTGCTGTTCTTGCCATTTCTTTTGCAGGAAAAATTTTTGGAAGTGGGGTGGGAGCTATAAGAGGTGGTTTTAACCTTAGGGAATCCTTGGCGGTGGGTTTTGGTATGAACGCCAGAGGTGCCATGGAGATTATTTTGGGGTTGATTGCCTTGGAAAACGGATTGATTAACGAAAAGCTTTTTGTTGCGCTCGTGATTATGGCCATTGTGACCAGTATGAGTAGTGGCCCTTTGATGAAATGGAGTTTGAAATATAAACTTAAATGA
- a CDS encoding universal stress protein — protein sequence MYSKVALAVAFSPRIDAMICEAKRCRDLLDSTLILIHVGKETPEKKGRLLSLLDKYQINPAKTEVFWEEGKPAKTIIQVCNREEVDLLIAGALKKENLLTYYIGSVARKIIRKAKCSVLMLIEPSIQTGHFEKVVINGTEQKQTPFVIRQGLEWCKIEKADQVFILNEIKMYGMQMATAGEDCEEDVSRLRKHLIQNEVDYVENILANIDKGNLKVHIKVTGGRWAVELAKFSEKIHADLLIVGGEKNLTFFDRLFPHDLEDILSNLPCNLLIIKK from the coding sequence ATGTATTCAAAAGTAGCCCTAGCGGTAGCCTTCTCCCCTCGGATTGATGCCATGATTTGTGAAGCCAAAAGGTGCCGGGACCTTTTAGATTCCACTTTGATCCTCATTCATGTGGGAAAGGAAACCCCTGAGAAAAAAGGAAGGCTACTGAGCCTCTTGGATAAGTATCAAATAAATCCAGCTAAAACGGAGGTTTTTTGGGAAGAAGGAAAGCCAGCTAAAACCATCATCCAGGTATGTAATCGGGAGGAGGTGGACCTTTTGATTGCCGGGGCATTGAAGAAGGAGAATTTATTGACCTATTATATTGGATCGGTTGCCAGAAAAATAATCCGTAAAGCCAAATGTTCTGTATTGATGTTGATTGAACCCAGCATTCAGACGGGGCATTTTGAAAAAGTAGTCATCAATGGTACCGAGCAAAAGCAAACCCCATTTGTGATTCGACAGGGCCTGGAATGGTGCAAAATAGAAAAGGCTGACCAGGTTTTTATTTTGAATGAGATCAAAATGTACGGGATGCAAATGGCTACTGCGGGGGAAGACTGTGAAGAGGATGTTTCTAGGTTGAGAAAACATTTGATCCAAAATGAGGTGGACTATGTTGAAAATATTTTGGCTAATATTGATAAGGGGAATTTGAAGGTACATATTAAAGTGACTGGTGGCAGGTGGGCTGTGGAATTGGCCAAATTTTCAGAAAAAATTCATGCAGATTTATTGATTGTTGGGGGAGAGAAAAACTTAACCTTTTTTGACCGGTTATTCCCCCATGACCTTGAAGATATACTTAGCAATTTGCCCTGTAACCTATTGATCATTAAAAAGTAA
- the trxA gene encoding thioredoxin — protein MAKKKFKDIIRHSEEAILVDFYADWCGPCQTMNPVLEEVAEEFSGKVKILKVNIDKNQQAALSFAVRSVPHFILFKKGKILWRKGGVMTKRDLLQKLKGCV, from the coding sequence ATGGCCAAGAAGAAATTTAAAGATATCATCAGGCACTCAGAAGAAGCCATTTTAGTTGATTTTTATGCGGATTGGTGTGGGCCATGCCAAACTATGAATCCTGTTTTAGAAGAAGTGGCCGAAGAGTTCTCCGGAAAGGTAAAAATCCTAAAGGTAAATATTGACAAAAACCAGCAAGCTGCATTAAGTTTTGCTGTCCGGTCGGTGCCTCATTTTATCCTTTTTAAAAAAGGAAAAATCCTTTGGAGAAAGGGTGGGGTGATGACAAAAAGGGATTTGCTTCAGAAACTAAAAGGTTGTGTTTAG
- a CDS encoding OmpH family outer membrane protein, with the protein MKLRIILSAIALFGFGLVAQAQDNIKIGYTNVEALMSLMPEMEQIDADIKDYGMQLQTNIQTKTQNFQREVQSYQQAAQTMTEDARAAKEKELQQLQQEVQKYEQDAQTSYQRKLSELLEPVQNKVFNAINSVAAEHNYSHIFSETAGQAPVLLYTKEADKFTELVAEELGIDLPESMPENPELPTRAPGNN; encoded by the coding sequence ATGAAATTAAGAATCATCCTTTCAGCGATTGCTTTGTTTGGCTTCGGTCTTGTAGCCCAAGCCCAGGATAATATTAAAATTGGATATACCAATGTTGAAGCTTTGATGAGCCTGATGCCAGAAATGGAGCAAATTGATGCTGATATCAAAGATTATGGTATGCAGTTGCAAACCAATATCCAAACCAAGACTCAGAACTTCCAAAGAGAGGTGCAATCTTACCAACAAGCTGCCCAAACCATGACAGAAGATGCTAGAGCAGCCAAGGAAAAAGAACTCCAACAATTGCAACAGGAAGTTCAGAAATATGAGCAAGATGCCCAGACTTCTTACCAAAGAAAATTGAGTGAATTGCTGGAACCTGTACAAAACAAAGTGTTCAATGCAATCAATTCTGTAGCTGCTGAACACAATTATTCCCATATCTTCTCTGAAACTGCTGGACAAGCTCCAGTGCTCCTATATACCAAGGAAGCAGATAAATTTACTGAATTGGTAGCTGAAGAATTGGGAATTGATCTTCCAGAATCTATGCCTGAAAATCCTGAATTGCCAACAAGAGCTCCAGGAAATAACTAA
- a CDS encoding OmpH family outer membrane protein encodes MEKCLKLLLLLLLLSSGVMAQKIGFVDSEYVLNKHPEYKKIQEDLKALGNAWKKEAQNLEQEIKEMYNSLKAEEVLLTEEMYNERLEAIKEKEKEATAFNTRVFGIKGQYYQKQAELLQPLQSEIFDAIDKVAKRQGIAIMFDKAADLSMIYTDPVHDYSDFVLEELGLEENK; translated from the coding sequence ATGGAAAAGTGTTTAAAATTATTACTTTTGCTGCTGTTGCTATCTTCTGGTGTTATGGCCCAGAAGATAGGGTTTGTAGACTCGGAATATGTGCTAAATAAACATCCTGAGTATAAAAAAATTCAGGAGGATTTAAAGGCATTGGGTAATGCCTGGAAAAAAGAGGCACAGAATTTGGAGCAGGAGATAAAAGAAATGTACAATTCCCTAAAAGCAGAAGAAGTTTTGTTGACAGAGGAAATGTACAATGAAAGATTGGAGGCCATTAAAGAAAAGGAAAAGGAAGCAACGGCCTTTAACACCCGGGTTTTTGGCATAAAAGGCCAATATTATCAAAAACAGGCCGAATTGTTGCAGCCCCTTCAATCTGAAATATTTGATGCTATCGACAAGGTGGCAAAAAGACAGGGAATAGCAATTATGTTTGACAAGGCGGCAGATTTATCTATGATTTATACCGACCCGGTCCATGATTACTCAGACTTTGTCTTGGAAGAATTAGGATTAGAAGAAAATAAATAA
- a CDS encoding BamA/OMP85 family outer membrane protein, whose amino-acid sequence MRRSLIVACLLLFAGIAEAQIRLGQSRYSVQKPVDIVDLNYANPKKFTIAEIKAVGLSTLDETAIISLSGLKVGDEINVPGDEISNALKKLWSQGIIGDVKVMVTKIEGDDIYLLLDLTERPRFSRVEYSGVTQTQESELRDKVNIRGRVVRDDLLNTAKRNIREFFVDKGFLNADVRVLQERDTTFPNSVKLRFDVDKKSKIKINEIKIAGNENFADAKVKKKMKKTNEHARVHIFRDLFTRLFEADAEDVSKAISQTNPVTDQEVKTYIHKNFKLNFFNSSKFNKKEFRKDKEKVINFYQNKGYRDAEILRDSVYTFDPQRVNIDIELEEGKQYYYRDITFTGNYIHSNEELHNRLGIDKGDIYNKELLDKRINYDPTRGDDISSLYQDDGYLFFTIEPVEVNVEKDSIDIEMRIFEGPQVTVNSVSIEGNERTSDHVVMREIRILPGQKFDRSLLVRTIRELSQVGYFNPETIEPNLQPNFEDATVDITFQLEERPNDQIELSGGWGGFYGFVGTVGLVFNNFSIKNISDFSKWRPLPVGDGQKLSLRVQANGKSFQNYSFSFTEPWFGGRKPNALSFSFNHSVQRQLDLYDRSNFGNELGFFKITGLTLGLAKRVTWPDDYFNISNSIQFQIYEFDEFGRSFGLSYATGKSNSLTLNTTVSRSNVDSPIYPRRGSNISLSASFTPPYSAFNNNISRESPDEEKYKWLEYHKWMFDAKFYSPMFGSSKFVVSARTHMGFLGSYGNKIGIIPLERFVMGGDGMTFNNFSLGQEIVGLRGYENQVLTPGRETRGQAGADPFGGIVYNKHVMEMRFLVSPNPSATIFLLGFAEAGNNWGKYAEFNPYDLKKSAGFGARIFMPAFGLLGIDWGYGFDPAPGSDQPSGGMFHFTIGQQFR is encoded by the coding sequence ATGAGAAGAAGCTTAATTGTAGCCTGCTTACTCCTTTTTGCCGGAATAGCCGAAGCCCAGATCAGATTGGGCCAAAGCAGGTATTCCGTTCAAAAACCAGTAGATATTGTTGATTTAAATTATGCCAATCCAAAAAAGTTCACCATAGCTGAGATTAAGGCTGTGGGGCTTTCTACCTTGGATGAAACGGCCATCATTTCCCTTTCTGGCCTGAAAGTGGGCGATGAAATCAATGTTCCCGGCGATGAAATTTCCAATGCATTGAAGAAGCTTTGGTCCCAGGGAATTATTGGGGACGTCAAGGTGATGGTTACCAAGATCGAAGGTGACGATATTTATTTGCTTTTAGACTTGACTGAAAGGCCCAGGTTTAGCCGAGTGGAATACAGTGGGGTAACCCAAACCCAGGAAAGTGAGCTTAGAGATAAGGTCAATATTCGGGGTAGGGTGGTTCGTGATGACCTGCTTAATACTGCCAAAAGAAATATCAGGGAGTTTTTTGTAGACAAAGGGTTTCTAAATGCAGATGTAAGAGTATTGCAAGAAAGGGATACCACTTTTCCAAACAGTGTTAAGCTAAGGTTTGATGTGGACAAAAAGTCCAAGATCAAAATTAATGAAATCAAGATAGCTGGAAATGAAAATTTTGCTGATGCCAAGGTCAAGAAAAAAATGAAAAAGACCAATGAACATGCCCGTGTTCATATTTTCAGGGATTTATTTACCCGCTTGTTTGAGGCAGATGCTGAAGATGTTTCCAAAGCCATTTCTCAAACAAATCCAGTTACTGATCAGGAGGTAAAAACCTATATCCATAAAAACTTTAAACTCAATTTCTTCAATTCTTCCAAATTCAATAAAAAAGAATTCAGAAAGGATAAGGAAAAAGTAATCAACTTTTACCAAAACAAAGGTTACCGGGATGCAGAAATCCTCCGGGACTCTGTGTACACCTTTGATCCCCAAAGGGTAAATATTGATATAGAGCTAGAGGAGGGGAAACAGTATTATTACCGCGATATTACCTTTACCGGTAATTACATCCATTCTAATGAGGAACTCCATAATAGGCTGGGGATTGATAAAGGGGATATTTATAATAAGGAACTGTTGGATAAACGGATCAATTATGATCCCACCAGAGGGGATGATATCAGCTCCCTTTACCAAGATGATGGTTACCTCTTTTTTACCATTGAACCTGTAGAGGTCAATGTGGAAAAAGATTCCATTGATATTGAAATGAGGATTTTTGAAGGTCCTCAGGTTACTGTAAATAGTGTTTCTATTGAGGGTAATGAGAGGACATCCGACCATGTGGTCATGAGGGAAATCAGGATTTTGCCTGGGCAGAAATTTGACAGGTCTTTACTGGTTAGAACCATACGGGAATTGTCGCAGGTGGGCTATTTTAACCCTGAAACCATAGAACCTAATTTGCAGCCCAATTTTGAGGATGCCACTGTGGACATCACATTCCAACTGGAAGAAAGACCCAATGACCAAATCGAGTTATCAGGTGGTTGGGGAGGTTTCTATGGATTTGTGGGAACTGTTGGATTGGTATTTAATAACTTTTCCATAAAAAATATCAGTGATTTCTCCAAATGGAGACCTCTGCCCGTCGGAGATGGCCAAAAGCTTTCCCTTAGGGTACAGGCCAATGGAAAAAGCTTCCAGAATTACAGCTTCTCCTTCACCGAACCTTGGTTTGGAGGAAGGAAACCCAATGCACTTTCCTTTAGCTTTAACCATTCCGTGCAAAGGCAATTGGATCTATACGACCGCTCCAACTTTGGAAATGAACTTGGTTTCTTCAAAATTACCGGGCTGACCCTTGGTTTGGCCAAGCGGGTGACCTGGCCTGATGATTACTTTAATATCAGTAATTCCATCCAATTCCAGATATATGAGTTTGATGAGTTTGGAAGAAGCTTTGGGTTGAGCTATGCTACCGGGAAATCCAACAGTTTGACCCTGAATACTACTGTCTCCAGAAGTAATGTGGATAGCCCCATTTATCCAAGACGGGGATCCAATATTTCCCTTAGTGCTAGCTTCACACCGCCATATTCAGCATTTAATAATAATATAAGCAGGGAATCCCCGGATGAGGAGAAATACAAATGGCTTGAATACCATAAATGGATGTTTGATGCCAAGTTCTACTCTCCTATGTTTGGTTCAAGCAAATTTGTAGTCAGTGCCCGGACCCATATGGGATTCCTGGGGTCTTATGGCAACAAAATAGGAATTATCCCACTTGAACGATTTGTAATGGGGGGTGATGGTATGACCTTCAATAACTTCTCCCTTGGCCAGGAAATTGTAGGCTTGAGGGGTTATGAAAACCAGGTCTTGACTCCCGGAAGAGAAACAAGAGGACAGGCAGGTGCAGATCCTTTTGGAGGGATTGTTTACAACAAACATGTAATGGAAATGAGGTTCCTGGTTTCTCCCAACCCATCGGCAACCATCTTTTTACTTGGCTTTGCTGAAGCAGGGAACAACTGGGGGAAATATGCAGAATTTAACCCTTATGATTTGAAAAAATCTGCAGGTTTTGGGGCAAGGATTTTTATGCCTGCCTTTGGCCTATTGGGTATCGATTGGGGATATGGGTTTGATCCAGCACCAGGTAGTGACCAGCCAAGTGGAGGAATGTTCCACTTTACCATCGGACAACAGTTTAGATAA
- a CDS encoding isoprenyl transferase codes for MKEAIDKERIPNHIAVIMDGNGRWAQSKGAQRVFGHRNAITAVRETIEGAKTLGVKYLTLYTFSTENWSRPKLEVNAIMELLVKTLTDQVPAMIKDNIKLVTIGEFSSLPKRGQAKLREAMEKTASNDGLTLILALSYSGRWEIKEAVKSIVQKVADKKIDPEEVTEELISSHLHTQDYPDPELLIRTSGELRISNFLLWQLAYTELYFTDVLWPDFRKEHLLEAVKDFQKRERRFGKTGAQLKS; via the coding sequence ATGAAGGAAGCGATCGACAAGGAAAGAATCCCCAACCACATAGCTGTAATTATGGATGGCAATGGCCGATGGGCACAAAGTAAAGGTGCTCAACGGGTATTCGGCCACCGGAATGCTATTACAGCAGTAAGGGAAACCATAGAAGGTGCTAAAACTCTTGGCGTCAAATACCTTACCCTTTATACCTTTTCTACAGAAAACTGGTCCCGTCCTAAGTTGGAGGTGAATGCTATCATGGAACTGCTGGTAAAGACCCTTACCGACCAAGTCCCTGCCATGATTAAGGACAATATCAAGCTAGTAACTATTGGGGAGTTTTCCAGTTTGCCCAAAAGAGGGCAAGCCAAATTAAGGGAGGCCATGGAAAAAACCGCCTCAAATGATGGTTTAACCCTGATCCTAGCCTTAAGCTATAGTGGAAGATGGGAAATAAAAGAAGCAGTAAAAAGCATTGTTCAAAAAGTAGCTGACAAAAAAATTGACCCGGAAGAAGTGACGGAAGAATTGATTTCTTCCCATTTACATACCCAGGATTATCCTGACCCTGAATTATTGATCAGGACAAGCGGGGAATTGAGAATCAGTAATTTCCTGCTTTGGCAATTGGCCTATACAGAGTTGTATTTCACAGATGTGTTGTGGCCTGACTTTAGAAAAGAGCACCTGTTGGAAGCGGTAAAAGATTTTCAAAAAAGAGAAAGACGCTTCGGGAAAACGGGAGCGCAGTTAAAATCATAA
- a CDS encoding DUF6089 family protein: MRKIKNLLCIVFVGIVSLVFLIMPGSLQAQQNEYGLGLGVATYSGDIIRRVDPGQIGLQGTFFGRRNFDNVWSIRFGTSVARLNAADSVRPLDAMAEARNAFFKGTLIEGHALMEFHFLDYLAPHSKFRYTPYGFIGFGYALFFGNGRSFEGNPDNPQGGVEESYSLGTPVIPFGIGIKYHLRERLFLALEMGFRPTVTDFLDKIEYNENYISRFPDPDYVPDPDDPYDVPPPYGVNYGNKSDKDWYYFLGVTLSYSFHQVECYKY; the protein is encoded by the coding sequence TTGAGGAAAATCAAAAATCTATTGTGTATTGTATTTGTTGGTATTGTTAGCCTGGTATTTCTAATAATGCCCGGCAGCCTACAAGCCCAACAAAATGAATATGGTCTGGGATTAGGGGTTGCCACTTATTCGGGTGATATCATCCGGAGAGTAGATCCCGGGCAGATAGGTCTTCAAGGCACGTTTTTTGGCAGGCGAAATTTTGACAATGTTTGGAGTATCCGTTTTGGGACTTCGGTAGCCCGTTTGAATGCAGCAGATAGTGTTCGGCCACTGGATGCCATGGCTGAGGCAAGAAATGCTTTTTTCAAGGGAACCCTCATTGAGGGTCATGCCCTTATGGAATTCCATTTCCTGGATTATCTAGCCCCACATTCTAAATTCAGGTATACTCCTTATGGATTTATTGGGTTTGGGTATGCCCTGTTCTTTGGTAATGGGAGGTCATTTGAGGGAAATCCCGATAATCCACAAGGAGGTGTTGAGGAAAGTTATTCCCTGGGTACCCCTGTTATTCCCTTTGGTATAGGGATCAAATACCATTTGAGGGAAAGGCTCTTTTTGGCCTTGGAAATGGGATTCCGACCAACAGTGACAGATTTTCTGGATAAAATAGAATATAACGAAAATTATATTTCACGCTTTCCTGACCCTGATTACGTTCCTGATCCTGATGACCCCTATGATGTTCCACCTCCGTATGGGGTTAACTATGGCAATAAATCAGACAAAGATTGGTACTATTTTTTAGGTGTTACTTTAAGCTATTCCTTCCATCAGGTGGAATGTTATAAATATTAA
- a CDS encoding NAD kinase, producing MKITIHGIGFQKEFVPYIEQLIAALHYHQAEVFLTEAFYKTMKKSGAKATGFTILGNRKELESMEFVISVGGDGTLLDTVSMVGAYEIPILGINTGRMGFLATIAKEDVGKAIEVLFDQQYTIQDRTLIRMESDKPLFSGVPYGLNEFTIHKRDTSSMITVHTYIDGEYLNSYWADGLIVATPTGSTGYSLSCGGPLISPMAKNFVITPVSPHNLNVRPMIVSDESEISFSIEGRSKKFLISLDSRSTAVDASALLTVKRERFSAKLVKFHDYSFFDTLRKKLNWGYDMRN from the coding sequence ATGAAGATTACTATACATGGAATAGGTTTTCAAAAAGAATTTGTTCCATATATTGAGCAGTTAATCGCTGCATTGCATTATCATCAGGCGGAAGTTTTTTTGACCGAGGCCTTTTATAAAACCATGAAGAAATCCGGAGCAAAAGCTACCGGATTTACCATATTAGGTAACCGGAAAGAGTTGGAATCTATGGAGTTCGTGATCTCTGTAGGCGGAGATGGTACACTCCTGGATACGGTATCCATGGTGGGAGCTTATGAAATTCCAATATTGGGCATCAATACAGGAAGGATGGGTTTTTTGGCCACCATTGCCAAAGAGGATGTTGGTAAGGCCATAGAAGTCTTATTTGATCAGCAGTACACCATTCAGGACAGGACCTTGATCCGGATGGAATCGGATAAGCCATTATTTAGTGGTGTTCCCTATGGGTTGAATGAATTCACCATTCATAAACGGGATACCTCCTCCATGATTACCGTTCACACATACATTGATGGGGAATACTTGAACAGTTATTGGGCTGATGGGCTGATAGTGGCTACTCCTACAGGATCCACAGGCTATTCCCTGAGTTGTGGAGGGCCATTGATCTCCCCTATGGCGAAAAATTTTGTTATCACGCCAGTTAGTCCACATAATTTGAATGTAAGACCAATGATTGTTTCAGATGAAAGTGAAATTAGTTTTTCGATAGAGGGACGGAGCAAAAAGTTTCTGATCTCATTGGACTCAAGGTCCACCGCTGTGGACGCCTCAGCCTTGTTGACAGTGAAACGGGAAAGGTTTTCTGCCAAACTGGTAAAATTCCACGATTACAGTTTTTTTGATACCCTAAGGAAAAAACTGAATTGGGGATATGATATGAGGAATTAG
- a CDS encoding CBS domain-containing protein: MQAYEFINNLIPPLKYSDKVKMALSWMEEIRTNVLPVVEEGKFKGLITDEMIYHINNPELTIGEVELEADNCFVFKDKHIYDVLRVASEFQTNMVAVVDRENTYHGVVTLEDAIAAFADSMAIQTQGGVLVLSMLMTEYSLYEIARVIESENTKILSSFITNDPLDENKIKLTLKVDQIDLKHIKATLERFGYKIIDHYQEEMGVSGEQDRLDNLLRFLDI; the protein is encoded by the coding sequence ATGCAGGCGTACGAATTTATTAATAATTTAATCCCCCCATTGAAGTATTCGGATAAGGTGAAGATGGCCTTGTCCTGGATGGAGGAAATTCGTACCAATGTATTACCGGTGGTCGAGGAAGGGAAATTTAAAGGCTTGATTACCGATGAAATGATCTACCATATCAACAACCCTGAGTTGACCATTGGTGAGGTGGAGTTGGAGGCTGACAACTGCTTTGTTTTTAAGGATAAACATATTTATGATGTTTTGAGAGTGGCATCCGAATTTCAGACTAATATGGTTGCTGTGGTGGACCGGGAAAATACTTACCATGGAGTGGTAACCCTGGAGGATGCCATTGCTGCCTTTGCTGACTCCATGGCTATTCAGACCCAAGGAGGGGTATTGGTTTTGTCCATGTTGATGACTGAATACAGCCTTTATGAAATAGCAAGGGTGATAGAGTCTGAAAATACCAAAATCCTTAGCAGTTTTATAACCAATGATCCTTTGGATGAAAATAAAATTAAATTGACCCTAAAAGTTGACCAAATTGATTTAAAACATATCAAAGCGACATTGGAGCGTTTTGGGTATAAAATTATTGACCATTACCAGGAAGAAATGGGAGTGAGTGGGGAGCAGGACAGATTGGATAACCTGCTTCGCTTTTTAGATATTTAA
- a CDS encoding anthranilate synthase component II, whose translation MLLLIDNFDSFSHILADYFKQCGLKLKVVRNDLPLSALKKENYAGLVLSPGPETPSKAGNLLEILDYYHDKIPVLGVCLGHQAIGEYFGAKVIKCAMPVHGKVFPVRQLRPHPVFEGIPHTFNVTRYHSLELGPLPNCLKPLLETCEGNLMAMEHQSLPIIGIQFHPEAYLTEFGIDIICNWARVFCQQEFS comes from the coding sequence ATGCTACTGCTGATTGATAATTTTGATTCTTTTTCCCATATCCTTGCGGATTATTTCAAGCAATGTGGCTTGAAACTTAAGGTTGTCCGAAATGATCTACCCCTTTCCGCTTTGAAAAAGGAAAATTATGCGGGATTAGTGCTGTCGCCTGGACCTGAAACCCCCTCAAAGGCGGGAAATCTTTTGGAAATCCTGGATTATTATCATGATAAAATTCCAGTGCTTGGAGTTTGCCTTGGCCATCAGGCAATTGGAGAATATTTTGGAGCAAAGGTCATTAAATGCGCTATGCCTGTACATGGGAAAGTTTTTCCTGTAAGGCAGCTAAGACCCCATCCGGTTTTTGAAGGTATTCCCCATACTTTTAATGTGACGCGTTACCATTCCCTGGAATTAGGGCCTTTGCCTAATTGTTTGAAGCCTTTGTTGGAAACCTGTGAAGGGAATTTAATGGCCATGGAGCACCAATCCCTCCCAATTATAGGTATTCAATTTCACCCTGAAGCTTACCTGACAGAGTTTGGAATTGACATCATTTGCAATTGGGCAAGGGTGTTTTGCCAACAGGAATTTTCCTGA
- a CDS encoding CvpA family protein, giving the protein MGTIDWVILILLAIGAYSGYKQGLFIGVLSVVAFIVGLVLAFKFMHWGAAILAERVESLTFMLPFVSFLIIFIFVVLVIRLLAYLVKKTMDLTILGAFDNFAGAVLGMLKWAFMVSLLFWVGHSFEVVLPEEKMEESSLYPIVQPIAPVVIDLLDTFTPAIRDAMEGIQDLIDISEGGNATAD; this is encoded by the coding sequence TTGGGTACCATAGATTGGGTCATATTGATATTATTGGCCATTGGGGCTTACAGTGGTTACAAGCAGGGGCTTTTTATTGGAGTGCTTTCTGTGGTGGCTTTTATTGTGGGGTTAGTATTGGCTTTTAAATTTATGCACTGGGGGGCAGCTATTTTGGCTGAAAGGGTGGAAAGCCTTACGTTTATGTTACCATTTGTCTCCTTTTTGATCATTTTTATTTTTGTGGTTTTAGTCATCAGGCTTTTGGCCTACCTGGTCAAGAAAACCATGGATTTGACCATTCTTGGAGCCTTTGATAATTTTGCCGGGGCCGTTTTGGGTATGTTGAAATGGGCATTTATGGTGAGTTTGTTATTCTGGGTGGGCCACTCTTTTGAGGTGGTTCTTCCCGAGGAAAAAATGGAGGAATCTTCCCTATATCCTATTGTTCAGCCTATAGCACCGGTAGTGATTGACCTTTTGGATACTTTTACCCCGGCCATTCGTGATGCGATGGAGGGAATTCAGGATTTAATTGATATAAGTGAAGGGGGAAATGCTACTGCTGATTGA